In one Stenotrophomonas maltophilia genomic region, the following are encoded:
- the hemN gene encoding oxygen-independent coproporphyrinogen III oxidase, which yields MDTFSPAAGGLAWTFDPDLLRRHDRPGPRYTSYPTAPHFHDGFGAPALRQAIADSDLLARALSLYVHVPFCSSPCFYCGCNRVITRDRSRGHSYVSRVLAEADLLAPQFQKGREVIQLHLGGGTPNFLDAEAMTTLIDGLRRRFDFSCSAERDFSIELDPRFIETRDVAMLARLGFNRASLGVQDFDPSVQASINRVQGVQQTLDILRACRDSGMRSVNVDLIYGLPGQSQEGFGRTLEQVLALRPDRLAVYGYAHLPHLFRAQRQIDERALPSPEDKLALLGLAVQQLSAAGYQYIGMDHFALPEEDLSRAQRAGQLHRNFMGYTTHADTDLLGLGVSAISHIGATYSQNPRDLPSWESAVDQGQLPVWRGVALSADDQLRADLIQQLMCQGEVDGRALGDRHGIVFDDYFAEDLCAVQRLQDDGLVEYRDGVVRASERGRPLLRLLAMCFDPHLRAAHEQPRYSRAI from the coding sequence ATGGACACGTTCTCTCCCGCTGCCGGCGGCCTGGCCTGGACCTTCGACCCCGATCTGCTGCGCCGGCATGACCGGCCCGGACCGCGCTACACCTCGTATCCGACCGCTCCGCACTTCCACGATGGTTTCGGCGCGCCCGCACTGCGCCAGGCGATCGCGGACAGCGACCTGCTGGCGCGCGCGCTGTCGCTGTACGTGCATGTCCCGTTCTGCTCCAGCCCGTGCTTCTACTGCGGCTGCAACCGGGTGATCACCCGTGATCGAAGCCGTGGCCACAGCTACGTCTCACGGGTCCTGGCCGAGGCCGATCTGCTGGCGCCGCAGTTCCAGAAGGGCCGTGAGGTGATCCAGCTGCACCTGGGGGGCGGAACGCCGAATTTCCTGGATGCCGAGGCAATGACCACGCTGATCGACGGCCTTCGCCGGCGTTTTGACTTCAGCTGCTCGGCCGAGCGCGATTTCTCGATCGAGCTTGATCCACGCTTCATCGAAACGCGTGACGTGGCGATGCTGGCACGGCTGGGCTTCAATCGCGCCAGCCTGGGCGTGCAGGACTTCGATCCCTCGGTCCAGGCGTCGATCAACCGTGTGCAGGGTGTGCAGCAGACCCTGGATATCCTGCGTGCCTGTCGTGACAGCGGCATGCGCTCGGTCAACGTGGATCTCATCTACGGGCTGCCGGGACAAAGCCAGGAAGGATTCGGCCGCACTCTCGAGCAGGTGCTGGCGCTGCGGCCGGACCGACTGGCGGTGTATGGCTACGCGCACCTTCCGCATCTGTTCCGCGCGCAGCGGCAGATAGACGAGCGCGCGCTGCCCTCGCCGGAGGACAAGCTTGCGCTGCTGGGACTTGCCGTGCAGCAGCTGTCCGCAGCGGGCTACCAGTACATCGGCATGGATCATTTCGCGCTGCCGGAAGAGGATCTTTCGCGCGCCCAGCGCGCTGGCCAGCTGCATCGCAACTTCATGGGCTACACCACCCATGCCGATACCGACCTGCTGGGCCTCGGCGTCAGCGCGATCAGTCATATCGGTGCGACCTACAGCCAGAACCCACGCGACCTGCCGTCCTGGGAGAGTGCGGTCGATCAGGGCCAGCTGCCGGTCTGGCGTGGCGTGGCGCTCAGCGCCGACGATCAGCTGCGCGCAGACTTGATCCAGCAGCTGATGTGCCAGGGAGAGGTCGATGGACGCGCGCTCGGCGATCGCCACGGCATCGTGTTCGACGACTACTTCGCCGAGGACCTGTGCGCCGTGCAACGGCTTCAGGACGATGGCCTGGTCGAGTATCGCGATGGCGTGGTCCGTGCCAGCGAACGCGGCCGGCCGCTTCTGCGCCTGCTGGCGATGTGCTTCGATCCCCATCTGCGTGCAGCGCACGAGCAGCCGCGCTATTCGCGCGCGATCTGA
- a CDS encoding BLUF domain-containing protein: MSLYAIAYVSDARADLRTSDLDRLLADATAFNRVAGVTGVLMFDGARFLQYLEGPQDGIDSVFPRILNARSHTQLKVLCRAPVPQRAFPRWNMGTRRIEAELLAQIVGEAWPGLTLGSVGFEHLLQAWTGADGELEPAAVALGS, from the coding sequence ATGTCGCTCTACGCGATCGCCTACGTCAGCGATGCCCGCGCCGATCTGCGGACATCCGATCTTGACCGCCTGCTGGCCGATGCCACGGCGTTCAATCGCGTGGCTGGCGTCACCGGGGTGCTGATGTTCGACGGTGCGCGCTTCCTGCAGTATCTCGAAGGTCCGCAGGATGGTATCGATTCGGTGTTCCCGCGCATCCTCAATGCCCGCAGCCATACCCAGTTGAAGGTGCTGTGCCGGGCGCCCGTGCCGCAGCGGGCGTTCCCCCGCTGGAACATGGGGACGCGACGCATCGAGGCGGAGCTGCTGGCACAGATCGTCGGTGAGGCGTGGCCGGGGTTGACGCTGGGCAGCGTGGGGTTCGAGCACCTGCTGCAGGCCTGGACCGGGGCCGATGGCGAGCTGGAGCCTGCCGCGGTCGCACTGGGCTCCTGA
- a CDS encoding nucleotide sugar dehydrogenase has product MSVPVSAAEAPRFAVIGLGYVGLPLAVAFGREQPTLGFDIDPERIAELRAGQDHTLEVEAGELAAARQLEYSSDPARLDECNVYIVTVPTPIDAYEQPDLEPLRSATRLIASHLRAGDLVIYESTVYPGTTEEVCVPLLEQGSGLRFNKDFYCGYSPERVSPGDRQRRLADIRKITSGSTPEVASVVDGLYRRIIDAGTFPAPSMRVAEAAKVVENIQRDVNIALVNELALIFDRLGIDTQDVLDAAGSKWNFLPFRPGLVGGHCIGVDPYYLLHKSESVGYHPDLIHTARQVNNRVGEHVAMRVLAMLAERGRTAAQARVLVLGVTFKEDCPDLRNSRALELAQRLADAGAQVDVSDPWVGPAALADAGVRWLAEPKAGCYDAVVLAVAHASFKAMDEARIRGLLAPGGLVYDVKSAWPRSVVDDRL; this is encoded by the coding sequence ATGAGCGTGCCGGTGTCGGCGGCGGAAGCGCCCCGGTTCGCGGTGATCGGCCTGGGTTACGTGGGCCTGCCACTGGCCGTGGCATTCGGCCGGGAACAGCCGACGCTCGGCTTCGACATCGACCCCGAACGCATCGCCGAGCTGCGCGCGGGCCAGGACCACACGCTGGAGGTGGAGGCCGGGGAACTCGCCGCTGCACGCCAGCTGGAGTACAGCAGCGACCCTGCGCGGCTGGACGAGTGCAACGTGTACATCGTCACCGTGCCGACGCCCATCGATGCCTACGAGCAGCCTGATCTGGAACCCCTGCGCTCGGCGACGCGGTTGATCGCCAGCCATCTGCGCGCCGGCGATCTGGTGATCTACGAGTCCACGGTCTATCCCGGCACGACCGAGGAAGTCTGCGTGCCCTTGCTGGAGCAGGGTTCGGGCCTGCGATTCAACAAAGATTTCTACTGCGGCTACAGTCCGGAGCGGGTCAGCCCGGGGGACCGCCAGCGCCGTCTGGCCGACATCCGCAAGATCACCTCGGGTTCGACACCTGAGGTGGCGTCGGTGGTCGATGGGCTGTACCGCCGCATCATCGACGCAGGCACCTTCCCGGCGCCATCGATGCGCGTGGCCGAAGCGGCCAAGGTGGTCGAGAACATCCAGCGCGACGTCAACATCGCCCTGGTCAACGAGCTGGCGCTGATTTTCGACCGTCTCGGCATCGATACCCAGGACGTGCTGGACGCCGCGGGCAGCAAGTGGAATTTCCTGCCGTTCCGTCCCGGTCTGGTCGGTGGCCACTGCATCGGCGTGGATCCCTACTACCTGCTGCACAAGTCGGAAAGTGTGGGTTACCACCCGGACCTCATCCACACCGCGCGGCAGGTCAACAACCGTGTCGGCGAGCACGTGGCCATGCGCGTCCTGGCCATGTTGGCCGAGCGCGGGCGGACCGCGGCCCAGGCGCGCGTGCTGGTGCTGGGCGTCACCTTCAAGGAAGACTGCCCCGATCTGCGCAACAGTCGTGCGCTGGAGCTGGCGCAGCGCCTGGCAGACGCAGGCGCCCAGGTCGATGTCAGCGATCCATGGGTGGGCCCGGCGGCCTTGGCCGATGCCGGTGTGCGGTGGCTGGCCGAGCCGAAGGCCGGCTGTTACGACGCGGTCGTATTGGCAGTGGCGCATGCCAGTTTCAAGGCGATGGATGAAGCCCGCATCCGCGGCCTGCTGGCGCCCGGCGGCCTGGTGTATGACGTGAAATCGGCCTGGCCGCGCAGCGTGGTCGACGATCGCCTGTAG
- a CDS encoding FMN-binding glutamate synthase family protein, whose amino-acid sequence MHRYIVYLLAILMFPVCLWLATIWPAWYWGVGLTAAMVALGTWDLLQKRSTLRRNYPVMAHFRYGLESIGPEIRQYFVQSDLEDVPFSRQQRALIYQRAKNEMDTVPFGTLRSAYAVDYEWINHSLAPTTIARHDFRVLIGAGCAKPYSASVFNISAMSFGSLSANAIRALNEGARRGGFYHDTGEGSISPYHREMGGDLVWEIGSGYFGCRDEKGGFSEERFVANATHDQVKMIEIKLSQGAKPGHGGVLPAPKVTAEISVTRGVPMGVDCVSPSRHSAFSTPVELLQFVARLRELSGGKPVGFKLAIGHPWEWFGIAKAMQETGLLPDFIVVDGAEGGTGAAPAEFVDHVGVPMHEALLLVHNTLVGLDLRERIRIGAAGKITSAFDIARTIALGADWCNAGRGFMFALGCIQSLSCHTDKCPTGIATQDPARWKHLDAPDKATRVHSYHEHTLHALKELLCAAGLNDPAELGPEHILRRVSPVEIRSLATLYRYLEPGELLRRVPDHAVFHAFWADARSDSFQPPARIQALRASKSR is encoded by the coding sequence ATGCACCGGTACATCGTCTACCTGCTCGCCATCCTGATGTTCCCCGTCTGCCTGTGGCTGGCCACGATATGGCCTGCCTGGTACTGGGGCGTCGGTCTGACCGCCGCGATGGTGGCGCTGGGGACCTGGGATCTGCTGCAGAAGCGCAGCACCCTGCGCCGCAACTATCCGGTCATGGCGCACTTCAGATACGGGCTGGAATCGATCGGCCCGGAGATCCGCCAGTATTTCGTGCAGAGTGATCTGGAAGACGTGCCCTTCTCGCGCCAGCAGCGTGCACTGATCTACCAGCGTGCCAAGAACGAGATGGATACGGTGCCGTTCGGCACGCTGCGTAGTGCGTATGCGGTGGACTACGAATGGATCAACCATTCGCTGGCACCGACCACCATCGCCCGGCACGATTTCCGTGTGCTGATCGGCGCAGGCTGCGCCAAGCCCTATTCGGCCAGTGTGTTCAACATCTCGGCGATGAGCTTCGGCTCGCTGTCGGCCAACGCGATCCGAGCGCTCAACGAAGGCGCACGCCGTGGCGGCTTCTATCACGATACGGGCGAAGGCTCGATCTCGCCGTACCACCGTGAGATGGGCGGCGATCTGGTCTGGGAGATCGGCTCGGGCTACTTCGGTTGCCGCGACGAGAAGGGCGGTTTCAGCGAAGAGCGGTTCGTCGCCAACGCCACCCATGACCAGGTGAAGATGATCGAGATCAAGCTGTCCCAGGGGGCCAAGCCCGGTCATGGCGGCGTATTGCCCGCGCCGAAGGTGACGGCCGAGATCTCCGTGACCCGTGGCGTGCCGATGGGGGTGGACTGTGTATCTCCGTCGCGGCACTCGGCGTTTTCCACGCCGGTCGAACTGCTGCAGTTCGTCGCCCGCCTGCGTGAACTGTCCGGTGGCAAACCGGTCGGCTTCAAGCTGGCCATCGGCCATCCCTGGGAGTGGTTCGGTATCGCCAAGGCGATGCAGGAGACCGGCCTGTTGCCGGACTTCATCGTTGTCGATGGCGCCGAGGGCGGCACGGGCGCGGCACCGGCCGAGTTCGTCGATCATGTGGGCGTGCCGATGCACGAGGCGCTGCTGCTGGTCCACAACACCCTGGTCGGGCTGGACCTGCGCGAGCGCATCCGCATCGGTGCGGCCGGCAAGATCACCAGCGCATTCGACATTGCCCGGACCATCGCGCTCGGCGCGGACTGGTGCAATGCCGGTCGTGGCTTCATGTTCGCACTGGGGTGCATCCAGTCGTTGAGCTGCCACACCGACAAGTGCCCGACCGGCATCGCCACGCAGGACCCGGCGCGCTGGAAGCACCTCGACGCGCCTGACAAGGCCACGCGCGTGCACAGCTACCACGAGCACACGCTGCATGCCCTGAAGGAGCTGTTGTGCGCCGCAGGCCTGAACGATCCGGCCGAACTGGGGCCGGAGCACATCCTGCGCCGCGTGTCGCCGGTGGAGATCCGCTCGCTGGCGACGCTGTATCGCTATCTGGAGCCGGGAGAACTGCTGCGACGGGTGCCGGATCACGCGGTATTCCATGCGTTCTGGGCAGATGCACGCAGTGATTCATTCCAGCCGCCGGCGCGGATCCAGGCGCTGAGAGCCAGCAAGTCGCGGTGA
- a CDS encoding GNAT family N-acetyltransferase produces the protein MQFRTGTIDDVSPLWALRTRCVRETCSSHYPPKVIAPWAASPPPAQYPRLLSQGGCVVAEGGQGELLGFGVLDIDGNEVDALFVDPDRGGQGVGQALMQRLLALADPGREVVLSASLNAVSFYQRQGFIREREEIYPHPSGVPLASVRMRRPW, from the coding sequence ATGCAGTTCAGGACCGGTACGATTGACGATGTCTCGCCGCTGTGGGCCCTGCGCACGCGGTGCGTGCGCGAGACCTGCAGCAGTCACTATCCGCCGAAGGTGATCGCACCCTGGGCGGCGTCGCCGCCGCCGGCGCAGTATCCGCGGCTGTTGTCGCAGGGCGGATGCGTGGTGGCCGAAGGCGGGCAGGGCGAGCTGCTCGGTTTTGGCGTACTCGATATCGATGGCAATGAGGTGGATGCGCTGTTCGTCGATCCGGATCGTGGTGGACAGGGTGTCGGCCAGGCGCTGATGCAGCGGCTGCTGGCGCTGGCCGATCCGGGGCGCGAGGTGGTGCTGTCGGCCTCGCTCAATGCCGTGTCCTTCTATCAGCGGCAGGGTTTCATCCGCGAACGCGAGGAAATCTATCCCCATCCCAGCGGGGTACCACTCGCCTCTGTACGCATGCGAAGGCCGTGGTGA
- a CDS encoding TIGR03862 family flavoprotein, with the protein MSNPDPHAPRRVAVVGGGPAGLFAAERLRAAGLEVDLYEAKGSPGRKFLIAGKGGLNLTHSDARPLFDSRYREQAGEVGRWLDGFDAQALRDWAADLGVETYVGSSGRVFPVDRKAAPLLRGWVRRLKEQGVRLHVNHRWCGWASDGALRFNTEDGHLDVHADATMLALGGGSWPHLGSDGAWVAPLQARGVDIAPLQAANCGFDVDWTPLFAQRNAGAPLKPVVAHWIDLTGQPRSLQGECVASDYGIEGSLIYALSADLRETINREGCAPLWLDLAPARDEARLLADLSRPRKGRSFGEHLRRQAGVDAVKAALVFEHLGKDAGNDLAAVAATLKRLPLKLLRPRPMAEVISTAGGVRLDALDAGLMLRALPGVFCAGEMLDWEAPTGGYLLTACYASGLRAAEGVIQWLATR; encoded by the coding sequence ATGTCCAACCCTGATCCACATGCACCGCGCCGCGTGGCTGTCGTCGGTGGCGGCCCGGCGGGGCTGTTCGCCGCGGAGCGCCTGCGCGCCGCCGGCCTGGAGGTGGACCTCTATGAAGCCAAGGGTTCCCCCGGTCGCAAGTTCCTGATCGCCGGCAAGGGCGGGCTCAACCTGACCCACTCCGATGCGCGCCCGCTGTTCGACAGCCGCTACCGCGAGCAGGCCGGTGAAGTCGGCCGCTGGCTGGACGGGTTCGACGCGCAGGCACTGCGCGACTGGGCCGCCGATCTCGGCGTGGAGACCTATGTCGGCAGTTCCGGCCGCGTGTTCCCGGTCGATCGCAAGGCTGCGCCCCTGCTGCGCGGCTGGGTGCGCCGCTTGAAGGAGCAGGGCGTACGCCTGCACGTGAATCACCGCTGGTGCGGATGGGCCAGCGACGGCGCGCTGCGCTTCAACACCGAAGACGGCCACCTCGACGTGCACGCTGATGCCACCATGCTGGCGCTGGGCGGCGGCAGTTGGCCGCATCTCGGCAGCGACGGTGCCTGGGTGGCACCGCTGCAGGCGCGCGGCGTGGACATCGCGCCGTTACAGGCCGCCAACTGCGGGTTCGACGTCGACTGGACGCCCCTGTTCGCCCAGCGCAATGCCGGTGCCCCTTTGAAACCAGTGGTAGCGCATTGGATCGACCTGACTGGCCAACCACGGTCACTGCAGGGCGAATGCGTCGCCAGCGACTATGGCATCGAAGGCAGCCTGATCTACGCGCTGTCGGCCGACCTGCGCGAAACCATCAACCGCGAGGGTTGTGCGCCATTGTGGCTGGACCTGGCACCTGCCCGCGATGAAGCACGCCTGCTGGCCGATCTGTCGCGTCCACGCAAGGGCCGCAGCTTCGGTGAACACCTGCGCCGCCAGGCCGGGGTGGACGCAGTGAAAGCGGCACTTGTGTTCGAGCACCTCGGCAAAGACGCGGGCAACGATCTTGCTGCGGTCGCAGCGACGCTCAAGCGCCTGCCGCTGAAACTGCTGCGCCCGCGGCCGATGGCCGAGGTGATCAGCACAGCCGGAGGGGTAAGGCTGGACGCGCTCGATGCAGGGCTGATGCTGCGTGCCCTGCCCGGCGTGTTCTGTGCCGGTGAAATGCTGGACTGGGAAGCGCCGACCGGCGGCTACCTGCTGACGGCCTGCTATGCCAGTGGCCTGCGCGCCGCCGAAGGCGTGATCCAGTGGTTGGCCACACGCTGA
- a CDS encoding FKBP-type peptidyl-prolyl cis-trans isomerase, translated as MRRLLLPLLLSLAAAGCSMEPSGPPPGGTLTTFERIDTQPGTGAEAVAGRKVTVHYTGWIYDNRTESKHGKTFDSSVGRGQPFTFVLGAGQVIRGWDEGVAGMKVGGKRTLMIPPDLGYGSRRAGPIPPGSSLVFDVELLDVQP; from the coding sequence ATGCGCCGACTGCTGCTTCCCCTGTTGCTGTCCCTTGCTGCTGCCGGCTGCTCGATGGAGCCGTCCGGCCCACCGCCGGGAGGCACGCTGACCACCTTCGAGCGCATCGACACCCAGCCCGGTACCGGGGCCGAAGCGGTGGCGGGACGGAAGGTCACCGTGCACTACACCGGCTGGATCTACGACAACCGCACCGAGAGCAAGCATGGCAAGACATTCGACAGCTCGGTCGGACGCGGCCAGCCGTTCACCTTTGTGCTCGGTGCCGGCCAGGTCATCCGCGGCTGGGATGAAGGCGTGGCCGGCATGAAGGTCGGCGGCAAGCGCACCCTGATGATCCCCCCGGACCTGGGCTACGGCAGCCGTCGCGCCGGCCCGATCCCGCCGGGCTCCTCGCTGGTGTTCGATGTCGAGCTGCTCGATGTCCAACCCTGA
- a CDS encoding DUF6164 family protein → MAKLLLNLRNVGDDEYADVCTLLDRHGIAWYRTEPSPWGISNGGLWLREDGDHARAKALMAEYQAERAPRIRAEREQALRDGTAETFGSLLRRRPLYVVLVLLAMLGAAALVLLPFMLLRG, encoded by the coding sequence ATGGCCAAACTCCTGCTCAATCTGCGCAATGTCGGCGATGACGAATACGCCGACGTCTGCACGCTCCTGGATCGCCACGGCATCGCCTGGTACCGCACCGAACCCAGTCCCTGGGGCATTTCCAATGGCGGGTTGTGGCTGCGCGAGGATGGTGATCATGCGCGCGCCAAGGCATTGATGGCCGAGTACCAGGCCGAGCGCGCGCCACGCATCCGTGCCGAGCGTGAGCAGGCCCTGCGCGATGGCACGGCCGAGACCTTCGGCAGCCTGCTGCGGCGCCGGCCGCTGTATGTCGTGCTGGTACTGCTGGCGATGCTGGGCGCTGCTGCCCTGGTGCTGCTGCCGTTCATGCTGCTGCGGGGGTAG
- a CDS encoding sulfurtransferase — MIANTAAYHFTAIDAPEVLCDQLLARAEAAGLRGTILVAGEGLNLFLAGAPAAIEGFYAALREDPRLAGMRVKTSFSEHQPFARLKARVKPEIISFRRDDGQPLAYPRAPAVDPATVQRWLRQGHDDAGKPVVMLDTRNLQEVEYGTFKDALVLPIHKFTDLPEALAPHRDALKDSTVVSFCTGGIRCEKAALWMLNDGMDNVLQLDGGILGYFEEVGGEGYDGRCFVFDERVALDAELRPLVDEPLPEPRPSAF; from the coding sequence ATGATCGCCAATACCGCCGCCTATCATTTCACCGCCATCGACGCCCCCGAGGTTCTGTGCGACCAGCTGCTGGCGCGTGCCGAAGCGGCTGGGCTGCGCGGCACGATCCTGGTGGCGGGCGAGGGCCTGAATCTGTTCCTGGCGGGCGCCCCGGCCGCTATCGAGGGCTTCTACGCGGCACTGCGTGAGGATCCGCGTCTGGCCGGAATGCGGGTCAAGACCAGCTTCAGCGAGCATCAGCCCTTCGCACGGCTCAAGGCCAGAGTGAAGCCGGAGATCATCAGTTTCCGCCGCGATGACGGCCAGCCGCTGGCCTATCCACGCGCGCCGGCGGTCGATCCGGCCACCGTACAGCGTTGGTTGCGGCAGGGCCACGACGATGCGGGAAAGCCGGTGGTGATGCTCGATACCCGCAATCTGCAGGAGGTGGAGTACGGCACGTTCAAGGACGCGCTGGTGCTGCCGATCCACAAGTTCACCGATCTGCCGGAGGCCCTGGCGCCGCACCGCGACGCATTGAAGGACAGCACCGTGGTCAGCTTCTGCACGGGTGGCATCCGCTGCGAGAAGGCCGCACTGTGGATGCTCAATGACGGCATGGACAACGTGCTGCAGCTCGATGGCGGCATTCTCGGCTACTTCGAAGAGGTGGGCGGCGAGGGCTACGACGGGCGCTGTTTCGTGTTCGACGAACGGGTGGCGCTGGATGCGGAGCTCAGGCCGCTGGTGGATGAGCCGCTGCCGGAACCACGCCCCAGCGCCTTCTGA
- a CDS encoding LLM class flavin-dependent oxidoreductase, which translates to MIPLSILDLAPVCEGSDTTAAFSNMLELAQHADALGYRRYWLAEHHNMPGIASAATAVLIGHVAGGTQRIRVGAGGIMLPNHAPLQVAEQFGTLASLYPDRIDLGLGRAPGTDQPTARALRRYFDSADQFPQDVRELLHYFEPVQPGQAVQAVPGGGLRVPTWILGSSLFGARMAASMGLPYAFASHFAPDAMDEALAVYRREFRPSATLKQPHAMLALNVVASDSEAESRRLFTSQQQSFVNLRRGRPGKIPAPIDDIESFWEPHEKLGVERALACTVLGDPQQVAEGIAAFVQRHRPDELMLTANLYDHRARLRSFELTMRAWHDRHAG; encoded by the coding sequence ATGATCCCGTTGTCGATCCTCGACCTGGCCCCGGTCTGCGAGGGCAGCGATACCACCGCCGCCTTCTCCAACATGCTGGAACTGGCCCAGCATGCCGATGCGCTGGGCTACCGCCGCTACTGGCTGGCCGAACACCACAACATGCCCGGTATCGCCAGCGCGGCCACCGCCGTGCTGATCGGGCACGTTGCCGGTGGCACGCAGCGCATCCGTGTCGGTGCAGGCGGCATCATGCTGCCCAACCATGCGCCGCTGCAGGTGGCCGAGCAGTTCGGCACGCTGGCCTCGCTCTATCCGGACCGCATCGATCTGGGGCTGGGGCGGGCGCCCGGCACCGACCAGCCGACCGCCCGCGCGCTGCGGCGCTATTTCGACAGCGCTGACCAGTTCCCGCAGGATGTGCGTGAGCTGCTGCATTACTTCGAGCCGGTCCAGCCCGGTCAGGCGGTGCAGGCCGTGCCTGGCGGCGGCCTGCGGGTGCCGACGTGGATCCTGGGTTCCAGCCTGTTCGGTGCGCGCATGGCGGCATCGATGGGGCTGCCGTACGCCTTCGCCTCGCACTTCGCCCCGGACGCGATGGATGAGGCGCTGGCAGTCTACCGCCGCGAATTCCGTCCTTCGGCCACGTTGAAGCAACCGCACGCGATGCTGGCATTGAACGTGGTGGCCAGCGACAGCGAAGCCGAATCGCGCCGCCTGTTCACCAGCCAGCAGCAGAGCTTCGTCAATCTGCGCCGGGGGCGTCCCGGCAAGATCCCGGCACCGATCGACGACATCGAATCGTTCTGGGAGCCGCACGAGAAACTGGGTGTCGAGCGGGCATTGGCGTGCACGGTGCTGGGTGATCCGCAGCAGGTGGCCGAGGGTATCGCCGCGTTCGTCCAACGCCATCGACCTGACGAACTGATGCTCACCGCCAATCTGTATGACCATCGCGCGAGGCTGCGCTCGTTCGAGCTGACCATGCGGGCGTGGCACGATCGCCACGCGGGCTGA
- a CDS encoding pyridoxamine 5'-phosphate oxidase family protein, whose translation MSDSRAEHIAQLAELIKDVEVAMFTTVGVDGRLYSRPLGTQQVAFDGDLWFATAADSPKVAEIALNPRVNVAYASTSKNTYVSVAGNARIVDDRAKVEALWSPAMKLFFPGGKDDPNLRLIHVQAESAEYWDGPGTLLGRALTFVLSAVQDEPGQLADNGFVDLR comes from the coding sequence ATGTCGGATTCCCGCGCAGAACACATCGCCCAGCTGGCCGAACTGATCAAGGACGTGGAGGTGGCGATGTTCACCACGGTCGGTGTCGATGGTCGCCTGTACAGCCGTCCGCTCGGCACCCAGCAGGTCGCCTTCGATGGTGACCTCTGGTTCGCTACTGCAGCCGACAGCCCGAAAGTGGCGGAAATCGCGCTCAATCCGCGGGTCAACGTGGCCTACGCTTCGACGTCGAAGAACACCTATGTGTCCGTGGCGGGCAATGCGCGCATCGTCGACGATCGGGCCAAGGTGGAAGCGCTGTGGTCGCCAGCGATGAAGCTGTTCTTCCCCGGCGGCAAGGACGATCCGAACCTTCGGCTCATCCACGTGCAGGCTGAATCGGCCGAGTACTGGGATGGACCGGGCACGCTGCTGGGCAGGGCGCTGACGTTCGTGCTGTCTGCGGTACAGGATGAGCCAGGCCAGCTTGCCGACAACGGTTTCGTCGACCTGCGTTGA
- a CDS encoding exopolysaccharide biosynthesis protein: MSSPPESGPRHAAPAYRNEGIRTLLEMFAWGDPAQHMKLGQILQDLQQSAFGVFLFVAILPSFIPIPGLGGAVSGPLVILIGLQMLCCMRRPWLPGFIARRGPKRGTMHRFLDRIDRPLRRLDRMLKPRLPQLLKPLPAHAFTGALLVLLGILLSLPIPFTNYLFGFQLLLFSLALLERDGALMLVNWIGALAAIAFFGFSSGQLVSYTVELFQRWF; encoded by the coding sequence ATGAGCTCACCGCCTGAGTCCGGCCCGCGCCACGCAGCACCTGCCTATCGCAACGAAGGCATCCGCACGCTGCTGGAAATGTTCGCCTGGGGTGATCCGGCCCAGCACATGAAGCTGGGCCAGATCCTGCAGGATCTGCAGCAGAGCGCCTTCGGCGTTTTCCTGTTCGTGGCGATCCTGCCATCGTTCATCCCGATTCCGGGGCTGGGCGGTGCGGTCAGTGGCCCCCTGGTGATCCTCATCGGCCTGCAGATGCTGTGCTGCATGCGGCGCCCCTGGCTGCCGGGCTTCATTGCCCGCCGCGGGCCGAAGCGCGGCACCATGCACCGGTTCCTGGACCGCATCGACCGCCCGCTGCGGCGCTTGGACCGCATGCTCAAGCCACGCCTGCCACAGCTGCTCAAGCCGCTGCCGGCCCACGCGTTCACCGGCGCACTGCTGGTCCTGCTGGGCATCCTGCTGTCGCTGCCGATCCCGTTCACCAACTATCTGTTCGGCTTCCAGCTGCTGTTGTTCTCGCTGGCCCTGCTCGAGCGCGACGGCGCGCTGATGCTGGTCAACTGGATCGGAGCATTGGCGGCAATCGCGTTCTTTGGTTTCAGTTCCGGCCAACTCGTGAGCTACACCGTCGAACTGTTCCAGCGCTGGTTCTGA